A single region of the Chloroflexota bacterium genome encodes:
- a CDS encoding alpha/beta hydrolase, translated as MPTVKVGDINMYYEVHGKGEPLLLIMGLGTDLTGWMFQIPEFSKKYQVIAFDNRGVGRTDAPDEPYSIKMMADDTVWLMDALGINRAHILGLSMGGMIAQELAIKYPERVKSLVLATTSAGNYPFSDHTVGAWAAAKTEGVSPRTYFRLIFPFIFTDKLFENSGIVEMALDTMAAAPYLQPAHALAHQVTAATEHNALGRLSHIVAPTLVLVGKQDILLPVKLSKELATGIDKAKLVVLEGGGHAFNVEIRDKFNQAVLDFLAQIA; from the coding sequence ATGCCTACAGTCAAAGTTGGTGACATCAACATGTATTACGAGGTTCATGGGAAGGGAGAACCTTTGCTCCTGATAATGGGATTGGGAACAGACCTGACTGGCTGGATGTTCCAGATCCCAGAGTTCTCGAAGAAGTACCAGGTGATAGCGTTTGACAACCGTGGTGTTGGTCGTACTGATGCTCCAGACGAGCCCTATTCCATCAAAATGATGGCTGATGACACAGTCTGGCTCATGGATGCTCTAGGGATCAACAGAGCCCATATACTGGGTCTATCCATGGGTGGAATGATCGCCCAGGAGCTTGCCATCAAATACCCGGAACGGGTGAAGAGCCTCGTGTTGGCAACTACTTCGGCGGGGAATTATCCCTTCAGTGACCACACAGTAGGAGCATGGGCTGCAGCAAAAACGGAGGGGGTCAGCCCGAGAACGTATTTCAGGTTGATTTTCCCCTTCATCTTCACGGACAAGCTCTTTGAAAACTCAGGGATAGTTGAGATGGCTCTGGACACAATGGCAGCAGCTCCCTACTTGCAGCCGGCTCACGCCTTGGCTCACCAGGTGACTGCCGCCACCGAACACAATGCACTAGGCCGCCTGAGCCACATAGTGGCCCCGACTCTGGTGCTGGTCGGCAAACAAGACATTCTATTGCCAGTCAAGCTGTCGAAGGAACTGGCAACGGGCATAGACAAAGCCAAGCTGGTTGTACTGGAGGGAGGAGGCCACGCATTCAACGTCGAGATCCGAGACAAGTTCAACCAGGCAGTTTTAGATTTCTTAGCACAGATTGCCTAG